One stretch of Penaeus chinensis breed Huanghai No. 1 chromosome 27, ASM1920278v2, whole genome shotgun sequence DNA includes these proteins:
- the LOC125039407 gene encoding nonsense-mediated mRNA decay factor SMG8-like isoform X2, with amino-acid sequence MTLGDDIIPHKGHFTLPTTWTPQDSTAKQRVVVVAVFGKSGLDSGGCKATALELMVGRKIFQRDMTHPIAIDEETMTGVEGYYDPDRRAIYLHLTGAYDTAALINALETMHQQLQEKGFLMAWSSLKLAYARSLLVLFSVSHLLLLCHPTHVFDISYIHLFRTLDAIRSKAQNYIAENLKLVPGISKDWVSFGRLCAPRVLFIFSSHLLPAQIRSGQDNSAVHRSMGGHRSYRTSTPPSPLRNLELALEDQIYRLLRKSRVITNISANSLFALPNNQAYVYIMEEGQEEVPAASLINDTLHNLCSASDSNLSSELSQLTIGSSNKTSSSEKGGSRGTGNWGSISGATSAWDTSLACSASSDTSAADSLSASILSGVATERKRNLEHSFNVFLQQHIDQALGKGFDDNVGRHSGPVFFYVPHAGIWFEAVNKVYKFFCCDPSEKDTKAKQVLNSLQNLVETEVRFSDARCAKVLPIAISAYKDGLPPHYTQLHHQEKLELALRVLGAQARGPMYDEYVAQLEEACERIWQDGRMGCETLSLTGNTCKHPRHKTPSDSEDDSSVPVMSHSSGIGYVSFCNCGRRQGQREDPFSTKAANYTFYEQLAETCCTRLDTISFPTFKSSVIDAKAANVNGSESDDVEADTISTVKRDSREQQDSETPHTPGLSLVGTGLSGSMNSTTGTAAARMTGDPAHIGSQVVITLTKDDTKTITKDRGIIRQASTTEYLPGMLHTNSPAGLLPRWSSWSLCCLGPSSLYSHNAGICDQPGFLPGTNFLLPWDVTVKIEDRNKWPAIADTLGKKALLLKNKKNRVGDIHEFSVKIFLGVEYECVRGHRFMMATPDRHLKASPSGLVKDNATKIANADMPLYFPCPCSRSGGIVNGQLMRLHVVTPKAPVNVTLNPQVQPGPDPCPRYIPQPCNSLPVKLSASAYWVLRLPYVYVGEQGPHYPPDPRQPTPPSFARLLKGCYGISQLPSFNSTS; translated from the exons atGACACTCGGAGATGACATTATCCCACACAAAGGGCATTTTACTCTCCCTACAACATGGACTCCCCA GGACTCGACAGCAAAACAACGTGTGGTGGTCGTAGCTGTGTTTGGGAAGAGTGGCTTAGACTCAGGAGGATGCAAAGCCACAGCCCTGGAGCTAATGGTGGGAAGGAAGATCTTTCAGAGGGACATGACGCACCCCATTGCTATAGATGAAGAGACAATG ACTGGAGTGGAGGGATACTATGATCCTGACCGTCGAGCCATATATCTTCACCTGACCGGGGCATATGACACGGCAGCTCTCATTAATGCCCTAGAAACCATGCACCAGCAACTCCAGGAAAAG GGATTCCTGATGGCCTGGTCCAGCCTCAAGTTGGCCTATGCACGAAGTCTGTTAGTgctgttttctgtctctcatctGCTTCTTCTGTGCCATCCAACGCATGTCTTTGATATTAGTTACATTCATCTCTTCCGCACCCTAGATGCAATCAG GTCCAAAGCCCAGAATTACATAGCAGAAAACCTAAAGCTTGTGCCAGGAATCAGCAAGGACTGGGTCTCATTTGGTCGACTGTGTGCACCTCGggttctcttcattttctcatcACACCTCTTGCCAGCACAGATTCGTTCTGGACAAGACAACTCAGCTGTTCACAG ATCTATGGGAGGCCACAGGTCATACAGAACTTCCACCCCACCAAGCCCTCTTCGAAATCTGGAACTTGCACTGGAAGATCAAATTTACCGTCTCCTTCGCAAAAGCAGAGTCATAACCAACATCAG tGCAAATTCTTTGTTTGCTCTTCCAAACAACcaagcatatgtatacatcatggaggaagggcaggaggaagtGCCAGCTGCTTCCTTGATTAATGACACTCTTCATAACCTTTGCTCTGCATCAG ATTCTAACTTAAGCAGTGAATTAAGCCAATTGACTATTGGATCTAGCAACAAAACCTCCTCCTCAGaaaaaggaggaagcagaggaactGGTAACTGGGGAAGCATTTCAGGTGCAACAAGTGCTTGGGATACATCTCTTGCCTGTTCAGCCTCTTCAGATACTTCAGCTGCTGACTCTCTCAGTGCCTCAATTTTGTCTGGGGTTGCAACGGAACGGAAGAGAAATCTCG AGCACAGTTTTAATGTGTTCCTTCAGCAGCACATTGACCAAGCATTAGGGAAGGGCTTTGATGATAATGTTGGAAGACATTCTGGTCCCGTCTTCTTCTAT GTCCCACATGCTGGCATATGGTTTGAAGCTGTAAACAAGGTGTACAAGTTCTTCTGTTGTGACCCCtcagagaaagacacaaaagcaAAACAG GTTTTAAATAGTCTTCAAAATCTGGTGGAGACCGAAGTCAGATTCAGTGATGCTCGATGTGCCAAGGTTTTGCCAATTGCCATTTCGGCTTACAAGGATGGTCTTCCCCCTCACTACACCCAGCTTCATCATCAGGAAAAG CTTGAATTGGCTCTGAGAGTGCTAGGTGCCCAAGCAAGAGGGCCAATGTACGACGAGTATGTGGCCCAACTGGAGGAAGCTTGTGAGAGGATTTGGCAGGATGGTCGAATGGGGTGTGAGACGTTGTCCCTTACTGGCAACACCTGTAAACATCCAAGACACAAGACACCTTCTGATTCAGAAGATGACAG CTCTGTGCCTGTGATGAGTCACAGCTCTGGCATTGGGTATGTCAGCTTTTGTAACTGTGGGCGGAGACAGGGCCAACGTGAAGATCCATTTTCTACTAAGGCAGCAAACTACACATTTTATGAACAGTTAGCAGAAACTTGTTGCACTCGTCTGGATACAATCTCTTTCCCAACATTTAAATCAAGTGTTATTGATGCAAAAG CTGCAAATGTGAATGGCTCAGAAAGTGATGATGTAGAGGCTGATACAATCTCCACGGTCAAACGAGATTCCCGGGAACAGCAAGACTCAGAGACCCCTCACACCCCCGGGTTGAGTCTGGTGGGAACAGGTCTGAGTGGGAGCATGAACAGTACTACAGGCACAGCAGCAGCTCGCATGACAGGAGATCCTGCACATATTGGCTCACAAGTGGTGATTACCCTCACCAAAGACGACACCAAAACCATCACCAAAG ACCGGGGAATAATTCGCCAGGCCTCAACAACTGAGTACCTGCCTGGAATGCTTCACACCAACTCACCAGCAGGTTTACTTCCTCGTTGGTCTTCATGGTCACTCTGCTGCTTGGGACCCTCCTCTCTTTACTCACACAATGCAG GTATATGTGATCAGCCAGGATTTTTGCCAGGCACAAATTTCTTATTACCTTGGGATGTGACAGTAAAGATTGAAGACCGAAACAAATGGCCTGCCATAGCAGACACTCTTGGCAAGAAAGCCCTTTTGctcaaaaataagaagaacagaGTAGGTG ATATACATGAGTTCAGTGTGAAGATCTTCCTTGGTGTTGAATATGAGTGTGTCAGAGGACACCGATTCATGATGGCTACCCCAGACCGACATTTGAAGGCTTCCCCATCAGGGCTTGTAAAAGACAATGCCACCAAGATTGCAAATGCTGATATGCCACTCTACTTCCCATGTCCCTGCAG CCGCTCTGGAGGCATTGTGAATGGACAGTTAATGAGGCTTCATGTAGTAACTCCCAAAGCACCAGTCAACGTCACACTAAACCCTCAAGTGCAGCCGGGGCCAGATCCTTGCCCAAGATATATTCCCCAGCCTTGCAACTCCCTCCCAGTCAAACTCTCTGCCTCAGCTTACTGGGTTTTGCGATTGCCTTATGTGTATGTTGGTGAGCAAGGTCCTCACTATCCTCCTGACCCTCGACAACCAACTCCTCCATCTTTTGCAAGACTACTAAAAGGCTGTTACGGAATTTCTCAA TTACCATCATTTAACAGTACCTCGTAA
- the LOC125039407 gene encoding nonsense-mediated mRNA decay factor SMG8-like isoform X1 — protein sequence MSVKKQTKASMTLGDDIIPHKGHFTLPTTWTPQDSTAKQRVVVVAVFGKSGLDSGGCKATALELMVGRKIFQRDMTHPIAIDEETMTGVEGYYDPDRRAIYLHLTGAYDTAALINALETMHQQLQEKGFLMAWSSLKLAYARSLLVLFSVSHLLLLCHPTHVFDISYIHLFRTLDAIRSKAQNYIAENLKLVPGISKDWVSFGRLCAPRVLFIFSSHLLPAQIRSGQDNSAVHRSMGGHRSYRTSTPPSPLRNLELALEDQIYRLLRKSRVITNISANSLFALPNNQAYVYIMEEGQEEVPAASLINDTLHNLCSASDSNLSSELSQLTIGSSNKTSSSEKGGSRGTGNWGSISGATSAWDTSLACSASSDTSAADSLSASILSGVATERKRNLEHSFNVFLQQHIDQALGKGFDDNVGRHSGPVFFYVPHAGIWFEAVNKVYKFFCCDPSEKDTKAKQVLNSLQNLVETEVRFSDARCAKVLPIAISAYKDGLPPHYTQLHHQEKLELALRVLGAQARGPMYDEYVAQLEEACERIWQDGRMGCETLSLTGNTCKHPRHKTPSDSEDDSSVPVMSHSSGIGYVSFCNCGRRQGQREDPFSTKAANYTFYEQLAETCCTRLDTISFPTFKSSVIDAKAANVNGSESDDVEADTISTVKRDSREQQDSETPHTPGLSLVGTGLSGSMNSTTGTAAARMTGDPAHIGSQVVITLTKDDTKTITKDRGIIRQASTTEYLPGMLHTNSPAGLLPRWSSWSLCCLGPSSLYSHNAGICDQPGFLPGTNFLLPWDVTVKIEDRNKWPAIADTLGKKALLLKNKKNRVGDIHEFSVKIFLGVEYECVRGHRFMMATPDRHLKASPSGLVKDNATKIANADMPLYFPCPCSRSGGIVNGQLMRLHVVTPKAPVNVTLNPQVQPGPDPCPRYIPQPCNSLPVKLSASAYWVLRLPYVYVGEQGPHYPPDPRQPTPPSFARLLKGCYGISQLPSFNSTS from the exons atGACACTCGGAGATGACATTATCCCACACAAAGGGCATTTTACTCTCCCTACAACATGGACTCCCCA GGACTCGACAGCAAAACAACGTGTGGTGGTCGTAGCTGTGTTTGGGAAGAGTGGCTTAGACTCAGGAGGATGCAAAGCCACAGCCCTGGAGCTAATGGTGGGAAGGAAGATCTTTCAGAGGGACATGACGCACCCCATTGCTATAGATGAAGAGACAATG ACTGGAGTGGAGGGATACTATGATCCTGACCGTCGAGCCATATATCTTCACCTGACCGGGGCATATGACACGGCAGCTCTCATTAATGCCCTAGAAACCATGCACCAGCAACTCCAGGAAAAG GGATTCCTGATGGCCTGGTCCAGCCTCAAGTTGGCCTATGCACGAAGTCTGTTAGTgctgttttctgtctctcatctGCTTCTTCTGTGCCATCCAACGCATGTCTTTGATATTAGTTACATTCATCTCTTCCGCACCCTAGATGCAATCAG GTCCAAAGCCCAGAATTACATAGCAGAAAACCTAAAGCTTGTGCCAGGAATCAGCAAGGACTGGGTCTCATTTGGTCGACTGTGTGCACCTCGggttctcttcattttctcatcACACCTCTTGCCAGCACAGATTCGTTCTGGACAAGACAACTCAGCTGTTCACAG ATCTATGGGAGGCCACAGGTCATACAGAACTTCCACCCCACCAAGCCCTCTTCGAAATCTGGAACTTGCACTGGAAGATCAAATTTACCGTCTCCTTCGCAAAAGCAGAGTCATAACCAACATCAG tGCAAATTCTTTGTTTGCTCTTCCAAACAACcaagcatatgtatacatcatggaggaagggcaggaggaagtGCCAGCTGCTTCCTTGATTAATGACACTCTTCATAACCTTTGCTCTGCATCAG ATTCTAACTTAAGCAGTGAATTAAGCCAATTGACTATTGGATCTAGCAACAAAACCTCCTCCTCAGaaaaaggaggaagcagaggaactGGTAACTGGGGAAGCATTTCAGGTGCAACAAGTGCTTGGGATACATCTCTTGCCTGTTCAGCCTCTTCAGATACTTCAGCTGCTGACTCTCTCAGTGCCTCAATTTTGTCTGGGGTTGCAACGGAACGGAAGAGAAATCTCG AGCACAGTTTTAATGTGTTCCTTCAGCAGCACATTGACCAAGCATTAGGGAAGGGCTTTGATGATAATGTTGGAAGACATTCTGGTCCCGTCTTCTTCTAT GTCCCACATGCTGGCATATGGTTTGAAGCTGTAAACAAGGTGTACAAGTTCTTCTGTTGTGACCCCtcagagaaagacacaaaagcaAAACAG GTTTTAAATAGTCTTCAAAATCTGGTGGAGACCGAAGTCAGATTCAGTGATGCTCGATGTGCCAAGGTTTTGCCAATTGCCATTTCGGCTTACAAGGATGGTCTTCCCCCTCACTACACCCAGCTTCATCATCAGGAAAAG CTTGAATTGGCTCTGAGAGTGCTAGGTGCCCAAGCAAGAGGGCCAATGTACGACGAGTATGTGGCCCAACTGGAGGAAGCTTGTGAGAGGATTTGGCAGGATGGTCGAATGGGGTGTGAGACGTTGTCCCTTACTGGCAACACCTGTAAACATCCAAGACACAAGACACCTTCTGATTCAGAAGATGACAG CTCTGTGCCTGTGATGAGTCACAGCTCTGGCATTGGGTATGTCAGCTTTTGTAACTGTGGGCGGAGACAGGGCCAACGTGAAGATCCATTTTCTACTAAGGCAGCAAACTACACATTTTATGAACAGTTAGCAGAAACTTGTTGCACTCGTCTGGATACAATCTCTTTCCCAACATTTAAATCAAGTGTTATTGATGCAAAAG CTGCAAATGTGAATGGCTCAGAAAGTGATGATGTAGAGGCTGATACAATCTCCACGGTCAAACGAGATTCCCGGGAACAGCAAGACTCAGAGACCCCTCACACCCCCGGGTTGAGTCTGGTGGGAACAGGTCTGAGTGGGAGCATGAACAGTACTACAGGCACAGCAGCAGCTCGCATGACAGGAGATCCTGCACATATTGGCTCACAAGTGGTGATTACCCTCACCAAAGACGACACCAAAACCATCACCAAAG ACCGGGGAATAATTCGCCAGGCCTCAACAACTGAGTACCTGCCTGGAATGCTTCACACCAACTCACCAGCAGGTTTACTTCCTCGTTGGTCTTCATGGTCACTCTGCTGCTTGGGACCCTCCTCTCTTTACTCACACAATGCAG GTATATGTGATCAGCCAGGATTTTTGCCAGGCACAAATTTCTTATTACCTTGGGATGTGACAGTAAAGATTGAAGACCGAAACAAATGGCCTGCCATAGCAGACACTCTTGGCAAGAAAGCCCTTTTGctcaaaaataagaagaacagaGTAGGTG ATATACATGAGTTCAGTGTGAAGATCTTCCTTGGTGTTGAATATGAGTGTGTCAGAGGACACCGATTCATGATGGCTACCCCAGACCGACATTTGAAGGCTTCCCCATCAGGGCTTGTAAAAGACAATGCCACCAAGATTGCAAATGCTGATATGCCACTCTACTTCCCATGTCCCTGCAG CCGCTCTGGAGGCATTGTGAATGGACAGTTAATGAGGCTTCATGTAGTAACTCCCAAAGCACCAGTCAACGTCACACTAAACCCTCAAGTGCAGCCGGGGCCAGATCCTTGCCCAAGATATATTCCCCAGCCTTGCAACTCCCTCCCAGTCAAACTCTCTGCCTCAGCTTACTGGGTTTTGCGATTGCCTTATGTGTATGTTGGTGAGCAAGGTCCTCACTATCCTCCTGACCCTCGACAACCAACTCCTCCATCTTTTGCAAGACTACTAAAAGGCTGTTACGGAATTTCTCAA TTACCATCATTTAACAGTACCTCGTAA